Proteins from a genomic interval of Clostridium scatologenes:
- a CDS encoding MATE family efflux transporter, with protein sequence MLYRNTIKDVLNLALPAVGEMILYMMIWVFDTMMVGQYGGNIAVSSVGLSSEIIYTFSNIFIAMGLSVGITSLVARQIGSKRFELAEEYSSIGFLVAFIIAFIVSLLIFSFCGNMLEMAGATKEVMYNGKIFMRIVCIGIIFYMLMNVLNAILRGCGNTKTPLIASILVNIITVTLDWLLIFGHYGFPELGIKGAAIATASAQISGFIFILFYIMKKSKIRPRLKYILNLNFKNVKELLRLSIPASFQEAAFSTSRLLCVFIIMHLGNIAFAANQIVTTIESVSYMPGWGFAIAATTLSGHKFGEKNFKKSKEYAYTCMVLGVILMGFCSILYLIFPSFLIKLFINSKEQEVIRLGSLCLMVAAAEQVPMAVSMILGGALKGIGDTKTPFIISLISSWLIRLPLMFYFIFILKVSVVYVWWITAIQWAFEGITMFILFKKKFRSLSKQAEA encoded by the coding sequence ATGTTATATCGCAATACTATAAAAGATGTATTAAATCTTGCACTTCCTGCAGTAGGTGAAATGATTCTCTATATGATGATATGGGTATTTGATACTATGATGGTAGGCCAATATGGAGGTAACATAGCTGTTAGTTCTGTTGGATTAAGCTCTGAAATAATCTATACATTTTCGAATATATTTATAGCTATGGGTTTATCCGTAGGTATTACTTCATTAGTTGCCAGACAAATAGGATCTAAAAGATTTGAGCTAGCCGAGGAATATTCATCTATAGGATTCTTAGTAGCTTTTATCATAGCTTTTATTGTATCCTTATTAATATTTTCCTTTTGCGGCAATATGTTAGAAATGGCAGGTGCAACAAAAGAAGTAATGTACAATGGTAAAATATTCATGAGAATAGTTTGCATAGGAATTATTTTTTATATGCTTATGAATGTATTAAATGCAATTTTAAGGGGCTGCGGAAATACAAAAACTCCTTTAATAGCTTCTATACTAGTTAATATAATAACAGTAACCTTGGACTGGCTATTGATTTTTGGTCACTATGGTTTTCCAGAACTAGGTATAAAGGGAGCTGCAATAGCTACTGCTTCAGCTCAAATATCAGGATTTATATTTATACTTTTCTATATAATGAAAAAATCTAAAATTAGACCTAGACTAAAATATATATTAAACCTCAATTTTAAAAATGTAAAAGAATTATTAAGATTAAGTATTCCAGCTTCATTTCAAGAAGCAGCTTTTTCTACAAGCAGATTATTATGTGTATTCATAATAATGCATCTTGGAAACATAGCTTTTGCTGCTAATCAAATAGTAACAACTATAGAATCGGTTTCATATATGCCTGGATGGGGATTTGCCATAGCTGCAACTACTTTATCAGGTCACAAATTTGGAGAAAAAAACTTTAAAAAATCTAAGGAATATGCCTATACTTGTATGGTATTAGGTGTTATATTGATGGGCTTTTGTTCTATTTTATATTTAATCTTTCCTAGCTTTTTAATAAAACTTTTCATAAATTCAAAAGAACAGGAAGTTATTAGACTAGGAAGTCTATGCCTTATGGTAGCTGCTGCAGAACAAGTTCCTATGGCAGTTTCCATGATACTTGGAGGTGCTCTTAAAGGCATAGGAGATACTAAAACACCTTTTATAATTTCACTTATTTCTAGTTGGTTAATACGACTTCCTTTAATGTTTTATTTTATATTTATATTAAAGGTTTCTGTAGTATATGTATGGTGGATTACTGCCATTCAATGGGCATTTGAAGGCATCACTATGTTCATTTTATTTAAAAAGAAATTTAGGTCACTTTCAAAACAAGCAGAAGCTTAA
- the metG gene encoding methionine--tRNA ligase, whose translation MCKKPYYITTPIYYPSAKLHIGNTYTTVAADSLARFKRLTGYDVMFLTGTDEHGQKIQRLAEAKGVTPKAYVDEIVAGIKDLWEIMNISYDKFIRTTDDYHVKSVQDIFKKLYDQGDIYKDSYEGWYCTPCESFWTETQAVDGKCPDCGRPVEKAKEEAYFFKMSKYAPKLIEYIENHPEFIQPESRKNEMINNFLKPGLQDLCVSRTSFDWGIPVTFDEKHVVYVWVDALANYITALGYGSSNSDLYNKYWPADVHLVGKDILRFHTIYWPIMLMALGLPLPKQVFGHGWLLVDGGKMSKSKGNVVDPVLLVNHFGADPVRYYLLREIPFGADGLFNNEIFIKKINSDLANDLGNLLSRTCAMVEKYFGGIIPSATAKEAIDDDLIKVALNTPKAAEQCIDNLRIPEALDCIWELIGRANKYIDETTPWILAKDESKKERLGTVLYNLLESLRIVSVCLSAFLPDTSEKINKQLNAEVITWDSLKSFDGTKAGSKVNKGELLFPRIDVDEKIEELNKLKEQQAAANRPKMQPLKEEITIDDFEKIDLRIAKVLACEPVKGAKKLLKLKVDLGGEERQVVSGIAKFYKPEELVGKNVILVANLKPVKLRGELSQGMILAASTDDDSKLLTATIESELPTGSIVR comes from the coding sequence ATGTGTAAAAAACCATATTATATTACAACACCAATTTATTATCCATCAGCTAAACTTCATATAGGAAACACATACACTACAGTTGCGGCTGATTCATTAGCAAGATTTAAAAGACTTACAGGATATGACGTAATGTTTTTAACAGGTACAGATGAGCATGGACAAAAAATTCAGAGATTGGCAGAAGCAAAAGGTGTAACGCCTAAAGCTTATGTTGATGAAATAGTTGCAGGAATAAAAGATCTTTGGGAAATAATGAATATAAGCTATGATAAGTTTATAAGAACTACAGATGATTATCATGTAAAATCAGTTCAAGATATATTTAAAAAGTTATATGATCAAGGCGATATATATAAAGATTCTTATGAGGGATGGTATTGTACACCTTGTGAATCTTTCTGGACAGAAACTCAGGCTGTAGATGGAAAGTGTCCTGATTGTGGAAGACCAGTTGAAAAAGCTAAAGAAGAAGCATACTTTTTTAAAATGTCAAAATATGCTCCAAAACTTATAGAATATATAGAAAATCATCCGGAATTTATTCAACCAGAATCAAGAAAGAATGAAATGATAAATAATTTCTTAAAACCAGGATTACAAGATCTTTGTGTTTCAAGAACTTCTTTTGATTGGGGAATACCAGTGACTTTTGATGAAAAGCATGTTGTATACGTATGGGTAGATGCTTTAGCAAACTATATAACAGCGCTTGGATATGGAAGCAGCAATTCAGATTTATATAATAAATATTGGCCAGCAGATGTTCATTTAGTAGGCAAAGACATATTAAGATTCCATACAATTTATTGGCCGATTATGCTTATGGCATTAGGTCTTCCACTACCCAAGCAGGTATTTGGGCATGGTTGGCTTCTAGTAGATGGAGGAAAAATGTCAAAATCTAAAGGAAATGTGGTAGATCCTGTACTTTTGGTAAATCATTTTGGCGCAGATCCTGTAAGATATTATCTATTAAGAGAAATACCATTTGGAGCAGATGGATTATTTAATAATGAGATATTTATAAAAAAGATAAATTCAGATTTAGCTAATGATTTAGGAAATTTATTATCAAGAACTTGTGCAATGGTAGAAAAGTATTTTGGAGGAATAATTCCATCGGCAACAGCTAAGGAAGCAATAGATGATGATCTTATAAAAGTTGCATTAAATACTCCTAAAGCTGCAGAGCAGTGTATAGATAACTTGAGAATTCCAGAAGCATTAGATTGTATATGGGAGCTTATAGGAAGAGCAAATAAATATATAGATGAGACTACTCCTTGGATACTTGCAAAAGATGAAAGTAAAAAGGAAAGATTAGGAACTGTACTTTATAATTTGTTGGAATCATTAAGAATAGTTTCAGTATGTTTATCAGCATTTTTGCCTGATACTAGTGAGAAGATAAACAAACAATTAAATGCTGAAGTTATAACTTGGGATAGCTTAAAATCTTTTGATGGAACTAAAGCAGGGTCAAAAGTAAATAAGGGAGAACTTTTATTCCCAAGAATAGATGTAGATGAAAAAATTGAGGAATTAAATAAACTTAAGGAACAACAAGCTGCAGCTAATAGACCTAAAATGCAGCCATTGAAAGAAGAAATAACAATTGATGATTTTGAAAAGATAGATTTAAGAATAGCTAAGGTATTAGCGTGTGAACCAGTAAAAGGCGCTAAAAAGCTTCTAAAGTTGAAGGTAGATTTAGGTGGCGAGGAAAGACAAGTGGTTTCAGGAATAGCTAAATTCTATAAACCAGAAGAATTAGTAGGTAAAAATGTAATATTAGTTGCAAATTTGAAACCTGTAAAATTAAGAGGAGAACTTTCCCAGGGAATGATATTAGCAGCATCTACAGATGATGATAGTAAATTACTTACAGCTACTATTGAATCAGAACTTCCTACAGGCAGTATTGTAAGATAG
- a CDS encoding 3D domain-containing protein gives MVEKLKGYLKKYFSNGPKAMYIYLTLIVLIVFVVLISSARKTITVSIDGKDKKIMTLSSTYRSALSNNGITVGPKDKTTVSLDNKVENDSKISIKRAVNVKVAVDGKKLDIKSAEDNVEKMLQAEKITIHQSDKIYPKKDSTVKEGLMVVVTRVEMKDIKEVKPLDYNTVVKKDEDIEQGNNRVVQEGKPGEKETLTRVVYENGKEISRKVISETVKKQPVQKIIAMGALNVYTPSRGTRVPYTTVMRMRATGYTSDYESTGKSPGDPYFGITATGTVAKRSVGSYSSVAVDPRVIPLGTKLYIEGYGYAIAEDTGGAIKGDRVDLFFDSNSEANNWGVRWINVYLVK, from the coding sequence ATGGTGGAAAAATTAAAAGGCTATTTAAAAAAGTATTTTTCCAATGGTCCTAAAGCTATGTATATCTACTTGACTTTAATAGTTTTAATAGTTTTTGTAGTATTGATTAGCAGTGCAAGAAAGACAATCACAGTTTCTATAGACGGTAAAGATAAGAAAATAATGACTTTAAGTAGCACTTATAGAAGTGCTTTGAGTAATAATGGTATAACTGTAGGACCAAAGGATAAGACCACGGTTAGTCTTGACAATAAAGTTGAAAATGACTCAAAAATATCCATAAAGAGAGCAGTAAATGTTAAAGTTGCTGTAGATGGAAAGAAGTTGGATATAAAGTCTGCAGAAGACAACGTTGAAAAAATGTTGCAAGCAGAGAAAATAACAATTCATCAATCTGATAAAATATATCCAAAGAAGGATTCAACTGTAAAGGAAGGGCTAATGGTAGTGGTAACAAGAGTTGAGATGAAAGATATTAAGGAAGTTAAACCACTAGATTATAATACAGTTGTAAAAAAAGATGAAGATATAGAGCAAGGTAATAATAGAGTAGTACAAGAAGGAAAACCTGGAGAAAAAGAAACATTAACTAGAGTTGTTTATGAAAATGGTAAAGAAATTTCAAGAAAAGTAATAAGTGAAACAGTAAAAAAACAACCAGTTCAAAAGATTATAGCTATGGGAGCTTTAAATGTTTATACTCCTTCACGTGGTACTAGGGTTCCTTATACAACAGTTATGAGGATGAGAGCTACTGGATATACTTCAGATTATGAGAGTACAGGCAAAAGTCCTGGAGATCCTTATTTTGGGATTACAGCTACAGGTACTGTAGCTAAAAGAAGTGTAGGTAGCTATAGCTCTGTAGCAGTTGATCCAAGAGTTATACCTCTTGGTACTAAGCTTTACATTGAAGGTTATGGATATGCTATTGCCGAAGATACAGGGGGAGCTATAAAGGGTGACAGAGTTGATTTATTCTTCGACTCCAATTCAGAAGCAAACAATTGGGGCGTAAGATGGATTAATGTGTATTTAGTTAAATAG
- a CDS encoding uracil-DNA glycosylase, with protein MLKWRELYEECLQCNKCNLGNKRTNMVFGDGNCRGKIVFVGEAPGADEDRIGLPFVGRAGQLLTKGLTALNLIRENDYYICNVCKCRPDNNRVPYEDEAVACLPYLRNQVALIKPKIIVCLGATAMKYILGNDFRITRDRGKWIERKGCYIMATFHPAALFRDENKKVLLWEDLKSVKKKYDEIKDDKII; from the coding sequence TTGTTAAAATGGCGAGAATTATATGAAGAATGTTTACAATGTAATAAATGTAATCTGGGAAATAAAAGAACTAATATGGTGTTTGGGGATGGAAATTGTAGAGGAAAAATAGTTTTTGTAGGAGAAGCTCCAGGAGCTGACGAGGATAGAATTGGGTTACCTTTTGTTGGTAGAGCAGGGCAACTTTTAACTAAAGGACTTACAGCATTGAATTTAATAAGAGAAAATGATTATTACATATGTAATGTATGCAAATGCAGACCAGATAATAATAGAGTGCCATATGAAGATGAGGCTGTAGCATGTTTGCCATATTTAAGAAATCAAGTAGCTTTAATTAAACCCAAAATTATAGTTTGCCTAGGAGCAACTGCTATGAAGTATATTTTAGGAAACGATTTTAGGATAACAAGAGATAGAGGAAAGTGGATTGAAAGAAAAGGATGCTATATTATGGCTACTTTTCATCCAGCAGCTTTATTTAGAGATGAGAATAAAAAAGTATTGCTTTGGGAAGACTTAAAATCTGTAAAGAAAAAATATGATGAAATTAAAGATGATAAAATTATTTAA
- the rnmV gene encoding ribonuclease M5, whose amino-acid sequence MIKEVIVVEGRDDITAVKRAVDAEIIAVGGFGINAKVIERIKEAQRRQGVIVFTDPDFAGEKIRRIISKRVKGIKHAYIAQKDGTKNGDIGVENAEPEVIIRALENAKCEVKEKVSNFNINDMIFFELTGNNKSKEKREILGKELGIGYCNSAQFLTRLNNYGISREEFIQAIKKINKEK is encoded by the coding sequence ATGATTAAAGAAGTTATTGTTGTTGAAGGAAGAGATGACATTACTGCAGTAAAAAGAGCTGTAGATGCAGAAATTATAGCAGTAGGTGGATTTGGTATTAATGCTAAAGTTATAGAAAGAATAAAAGAAGCACAAAGACGACAAGGCGTAATAGTTTTTACTGATCCTGATTTTGCAGGAGAAAAAATAAGAAGAATTATATCTAAAAGAGTTAAGGGAATAAAACATGCTTATATAGCTCAAAAAGATGGAACAAAAAATGGTGATATAGGTGTAGAAAATGCTGAACCAGAAGTAATAATAAGAGCTTTAGAGAATGCTAAATGTGAAGTTAAAGAAAAAGTATCTAACTTTAATATAAATGATATGATTTTTTTTGAACTTACAGGAAACAATAAATCAAAAGAAAAAAGAGAAATTCTTGGGAAAGAACTTGGAATAGGATATTGTAACTCAGCTCAGTTTTTAACAAGGCTTAATAATTATGGAATTAGCAGAGAAGAATTTATACAGGCAATAAAAAAGATAAATAAGGAGAAATAA
- a CDS encoding spore maturation protein encodes MDYIIKSIVPIIIIAITAYGIFKGVKVYECFVEGAKEGIGICVSIFPYLLAMLVAVGVFRESKALDYFIFIVKPFAKLIGLPPEVVPLVLIKPLSGSGALGIFAETINKFGVDSYIGKVSSIIMGSTETIFYTLTVYFGAVGIRKIRHTLWAAVLADCVSIVMAVTLARIMF; translated from the coding sequence TTGGATTACATAATAAAATCAATAGTTCCTATAATTATAATAGCTATAACTGCATATGGAATATTTAAAGGAGTTAAAGTATATGAATGCTTTGTAGAAGGTGCCAAGGAAGGGATTGGTATATGTGTAAGCATATTCCCATATTTATTAGCTATGTTAGTAGCAGTAGGCGTTTTTAGAGAATCTAAAGCTTTAGATTATTTTATATTTATTGTAAAACCTTTTGCAAAGCTCATAGGACTTCCACCAGAAGTTGTGCCACTAGTATTAATAAAACCTTTATCAGGTAGTGGTGCTTTAGGTATTTTTGCAGAAACTATAAATAAATTTGGAGTAGATAGCTACATAGGAAAAGTGTCTTCTATAATTATGGGATCTACAGAAACAATATTTTATACACTTACGGTGTATTTTGGTGCTGTAGGAATAAGGAAAATAAGACATACTCTTTGGGCAGCAGTTTTGGCAGATTGTGTTTCAATTGTCATGGCAGTAACTTTAGCAAGAATTATGTTTTAA
- a CDS encoding TatD family hydrolase, translating into MDDNIKLTDGKISIFDAHAHYDDEQFDEDRQSIINELRQNGIQGVLNCGASIEGTRASVELANKHDFFYAAVGIHPEHADQLTSEVISELKELVKNTKVKAIGEIGLDYYYEGNPGKEIQKKVFIKQMELAKELNLPVIIHDRDAHGDTLDIIKMFPEVKGEIHCFSGSVEFARECLKLGYYIGFTGVVTFKNAKKVLDVVKEVPLDRILVETDCPYMAPVPFRGKRNRSEYIASIINKIAEIKGISSEEMSCRTILNIKRLLNIG; encoded by the coding sequence ATGGATGATAATATAAAATTAACTGATGGTAAAATAAGCATATTTGATGCTCATGCACATTATGATGATGAACAATTTGATGAGGATAGACAATCCATAATAAATGAGTTAAGACAAAATGGAATACAAGGAGTATTAAATTGTGGAGCATCTATAGAAGGAACTAGAGCTTCAGTAGAACTGGCAAATAAGCATGATTTTTTTTATGCAGCAGTTGGAATTCATCCTGAGCATGCTGATCAATTAACAAGTGAAGTTATTTCTGAATTAAAAGAGTTAGTTAAAAATACTAAAGTTAAAGCTATAGGGGAAATAGGACTTGATTACTATTACGAGGGAAATCCTGGAAAAGAGATTCAAAAAAAAGTTTTTATAAAACAGATGGAACTTGCAAAAGAATTAAATTTACCTGTAATTATACATGATAGAGATGCTCATGGAGATACGTTAGATATTATAAAAATGTTTCCAGAGGTTAAAGGTGAAATACATTGCTTTTCTGGTAGTGTAGAATTTGCAAGAGAATGTTTAAAGCTTGGATATTACATAGGATTTACCGGAGTAGTGACATTTAAAAATGCTAAAAAGGTTTTAGATGTGGTAAAAGAAGTTCCGCTTGATAGAATATTAGTGGAGACTGATTGTCCTTACATGGCACCTGTTCCTTTTAGAGGTAAAAGAAATAGATCAGAATATATAGCTAGCATAATAAATAAAATAGCGGAAATTAAAGGTATAAGTAGTGAGGAAATGAGTTGTAGAACTATCTTAAATATCAAGAGGTTGCTAAATATAGGATAA